TTGCCATTTACTGTTTTTCAATCAGTTAATGTTTCGAATGAATGACAATATGATTAGATGATTTGGCGATTCTTTAGGTAGATCTGAGGTGCAGTAGGTCTTTAATGATTCGACATTGCTTTCCTCTGAGTTGAAATAATCAAAAGGGTTCTTTGTGTATTTAAGTCACAATGTGTTGTCTAGTTAGTAGAATCGAACATATGATAAAAGCTAGGTCCACTTTAGTGGCTTCAAGTGTAACCAGTACGAATTTCTTGAAGTATTGCATTTTAGTTGGCAATAGATTCTGATTTATAGGGTTTTACCTTCATTGCCATTTAGTGTTTTTCTATTAGTTAACTAATCGAATTAATGACAACATGATTAGATGCTTTGTCGATTCTTTAGGTAGATCTAAGGGGTGCAGTAGTCTGCTGACTGTACCTTTCTCCCTCCGTTTCTTCTTATTCATATATTATAGAGTATGGTTGCATTAATTTCAAGTGCTTATTTTCTTGGTCAGTTAGAAACATGTGAGTTGTTGAACTTATTATCAGTGAAATTAATTTGTGTTAAAAGTTGATAGAATTAGGGTTGCGCCCAATATATTATTTTGCCTCTGAAAGGTATTTGGGAAGAATGTTATGTAAGAAATTCTGGAATTGACAACGGTGTCCTAAGTGTCCAGGTTTAGTCATTCTAAATAGGAGAATGTTATGTAAGATTTAGTTGAatgaaaatgtcatttttttcaGATTTGGAATAGATATCTGTCTTCTTTCCCTTTATAAATAAGATTAGCTCTAGGAAGGCATAAGTGCTTACCGTCCaaactttttcatttttcatGTGCAAATTTGTGCTTACAGTTCAAAAATAGCCATTAGTTAATTGCTTCTAGTTAAAATTAAGAGCACTGAGATAAGTCATGTCCTTGCCAATAATTTCTGTTTCCAAACTTATCTTTTTGTTGGTTGATTATTGTATAGCCTTGTAAATTTTAGCAGCATGTTTGGTCGAACTTTTAGAATCTGCTTGTATTTAAAGCGCTTTTCGTCAAATGAATTGTTTTAGAAAAGTATTTTGGGAGAGTTAGTAGTTTTTGTTTGGCCAAATCATTTTCAGAACCCGTATTTGGTTTTGCCAAAAGAATTAAGTTACGAGATGTCTTGACTTGAGTAGATTTTCATGGTTTTGGGAGGACTAAATTatgttaacaacaacaacaacatactcagtgtaacCCCACTAGTGGTTTGTGCAAACAAAATAGAAGTTAATGCAAACAAAATATAAGTATGAGTTGACTCCTTAAAATATTATGATTTGTGCAAACAAAATATAAGTTACAAAAGGGCACCCTTTCAGCTAAATTTTTAACTTTAAGTGTAATGAAATGACAAAAAGACGAGCCTTGCTAAATGGTAGAGTGCTTCCTTAGAAACTTTTCTCGGCTTATGGATGTATGAGTCTATTGTCAGTCTTCTTCTTGTGACTTCACTAGATCATGATCACAAGTtcacgagagagagagagagagagagggagagagagagagagggagagagagagagagagagagagagagaaaggaggaTGATATTGCAAGTTAACTACATGTAGATAATACGAGTGGGGTTTCTTGTGTGTGTTAACTTTGTTCACCTTGTTGGTCATGGTGAAAGTAGACACTTCTAAATGTTGCGGTGAGGAAGTACATTTTCATATCAAAGACAGAGATAACATTGCTTCTTTCCTTAATTATTCATTACTGGGCCTTATTTATCAGAATGAGTGCATTCAATCTCCTTTCTTTTGTATTTTCTTGTTCTGGTACCTGACTGGCAATATCTAGCATAATTTTCCTGATGATTAACTTGAATTACTTACATTGTTGTTTATGATTGTGGTCAATATCTGAAGGGTTTTTCCAGATATTGCGAACTTGTACTTAGACTTGTTAAAGAGTTCATACCCCATAACCTCTGAAACCTTTTCCAGTGTGACTAACTGTGCTTTCATACTATCCAGAATCTCAAGGGCAGCCACAGCCGCAGAAAGAGGAAACAGAGGTCTGAATTTTGCCTAGTATTTCCTTGAAAAGTGATTGAGAGAATGGATTCTGCTATAGTTGCATTTGTACATTTTCCTCAGCTTTATATGCTCTCTCAGTCAATACTTTCTTGTAACCAGCAAACAATCCAAGGAAGTTCAGGGAATCCCTTCCTTTCTCTACTTAATGGACTTGGAGTTATTAGTTCAGGCGTGCTTGGTTCTCTTTATGCCTTGGCTCGAAATGAGAAGGCCGTTTCAGATGCAACCATTGAATCTGTAAGCGGGATAGCTCTCTATATCTTTTGTCAGTGTAATTtttagcaacatttcttagcaGAGACTGCAGAATATTTTTTTCTGGGGTCATGATTTttgtggggggaggggggggggtggGTGGGTTGTGTGCTGCAACTTGTCCAAATTAGTTGGCATTTGGCCTGAACTTATTTTCAAACAGTTTTAAACATAAACCACCTGCAAGGAATATTTACATGcttagatatttttttttttttttttttttgaaactggtacttATCGCATGCTTAGATTATTAGCTTAAGGGTTATTATAAATTGTCAGATTATAGGCAGAAGAATGATTTTTGGTTTCGTGGGCTGCTTTTACTCATTAGGATCTGCTTTCATGTACTCAGATGAAAAATAAGCTAAAGGAGAAAGAAGCTGCATTTCTTTCAATGGAGAAGAAATTCGAGTCTGAGCTGCTGAACGAAAAGGAAGTTCGAAATAATCAAGTTAGGCGAGCAGGTGAAGAGCAGCAAGCTCTGGTTAACCGATTGAATACAGCAAGGAGTACCATAACTAGCCTTGGTCATGAGctgcaaaaagaaaaaatatttgcCGAAGAGCTCAAATTTAAGATCGAGGGCCTTCAAATTGACCTCATGCGAACGAAGGAGGATAAGAAGAAATTGCAGGAAGAGCTTAAAGAGAAGCTTGATTTGATACAAGTTCTGCAAGAAAAGATTACTTTGCTTACTACAGAGATCAAAGATAAAGAGGTGAGTCTTCAGAGTAGCACCTCTAAACTAGCTGAAAAAGAATCGGAGGTAGATAGATTGAGCTCTATGTATCAGCAATCCCAGGATCAGCTGATGAATTTGACTTCAGAAATCAAAGAACTTACAGATGAAGTccagaaaagagagagagaactaGAGATGAAACGTGTATCAGAAGACAACTTGAATGTGAAATTAAACTCTTTGctccttgagagagatgaatcTAGAAAAGAGCTCGATTCCATTCAAAAGGAATACAGTGAGTTCAAGTCCAATTCTGAAGAGAAAGTGGCTTCAGATGCGAAGCTATTGGAGGAACAAGAAAAAAGACTACACCAGCTCGAGGAGCAACTTAACACTGCCTTAAATGAAGTAAGCAAAAACAAAGTGCTAATTGCTGATCTGactcaagaaaaagaaaacctTAGGAGAATGGTGGATGCTGAACTGGAAAACGTAAACAAGTTGAAGCAAGATATTGAGCTAACTCAGGAAAGTCTTGAGAAATCAAGAAGTGAAGCTTCTGATATAACAGAACAATTAGAGCTGTCGAGGCATCTTTGTTCCAAACTTGAAGCTGAGGTTTCTAAACTTCAGATGGAATTGGAGGAAACAAGGACATCATTACAGAGGAATATCGATGAGACAAAACATGGGGCAGAGCTTTTAGCTGCCGAACTGACCACTACTAGGGAGCTTCTAAAGAAAACAAATGAAGAAATGCACACAATGTCCAATGAACTAGCAGCTGTTTCTGAAAATCGTGATAGCTTACAGACGGAGCTAGTCGATGTCTATAAGAAAGCAGAACGTGCTGCTAGTGAactgaaagaagaaaaaaacattGTAGGGACACTGGAGAAAGAGTTCAAGTTTTTGGAGGCTGAGATGACAAACGAGAAAGAGTTACGGAAGAATCTGGAACAAGAGTTGGAAAAAGCTACAGAATCACTTGATGAGATGAACCGGAATGTGCTGGCACTTGCAAAGGAGCTGGAGGTTGCTAATTCTCATGTTTCTAGCCTTGGAGATGAGAGAGAAGTGCTCCGAAAGTCTGTTTCTGAGCAGAAGCAAATTTCTCAAGAAGCCCGAGAAAATCTAGAAGATGCTCATAGCCTGGTGATGAAACTTGGCAAGGAACGCGAGAATCTGGAGAAGAGAGCAAAGAAACTGGAAGATGAAATGGGAGAAGCAAAAGGTGAGATTTTGAGGCTGCGGACACAAATAAACTCAGTAAAAGCTCCAGTGAACAATGAGGAAAAAGTTGAAGCTGCCGGGGAAAAAGAAAAGGCTAAGGCAACTGTATCAGCGAAGAGAACTACCAGGAGGAGGAAGACTGCTGCTCAGCAAGAGGAATCATAGTTGGCTGTTTCTGTATGACATATCTTACTTCCTTTTTGTCCTTGACTCATTTGTTTCTGATATTTTACCAGTGTATTATAGTGAAGCCGGAATTAGGACATTGCTGTTGTAAGAAACTTCAAGCTGTATTCTTAGTGAGTGTACATTTCCAGGCGAGAAGTTGAACAAACAAATGGAATATCATCATTTTTACGCAATATGACTcatctcctttttttttcggTTACATATGGCTCATCTCCTGGTATTCAGTCAGCTGCAACTTGCAAGTATATGAATCAAGCTATAAGTATTAAAATTGAGAATGCAGCTGATATCAGATCTTTcttaaaaggagaaaaagaatgaGATTCACCTTATCTCTGCAACGACCACAGTGGGAGTCGAACCCACGACCTTTTGATCCGAAGTCAAACGCGCTAATCCACTGCGCTATGCGGTCTCCGTGTTACGTGTTTCCAGTTTTCATTTGATAGACTTTTTGCCAAATCAAGAGAAGCTTCTTAAAGAGAGGTACATCTGTTttgattaaattttaaattaaatgACCCAAATCACACATATAATTCTGTTTTACTTCTTATACAAGTTGGCATTAGCACAATCTTCTGCAAAGTTTCTTCGCAATAATTTATTTGGATGATATGTCTTTAATTGCAGCAAACTACAATTAGCAACCCTTTTACTTGCATGCCTGTCAATCAAAAACCCTCTTTGCAGACATATAAATCAACCATTCTCATTAGTAATTTCCAagctaagtaatataaacataATAACAATATTTTACAAAACATGTATTGGATTAAATTAACAGTAGCTTTTTAACATAAAAAACAATACAAGACATTCCGTTGAAAAGGTACCGCAAAAGGGAAGGAGGAAAATAAATGAAGGAAGTATCAATTTTTCTTTCTATATATTCGCTCCCTATATATTAGACCCAATTTAATTTAATTTCCTCTAAGTTCCTTTAACGGAACATCTAATAAAGTTATACTAGTAAAAATAATAAGATGAAAGCAATAGTAAAAAAGATAGGCGAGGAGAAATTTTTACCATAATAACAAGGAGGAAAAAATACTTGAAATTTAAgagaaaaatgcaacaactaaCCTGCATCTTCTCTTTGACACTGAGAAATTTTATCATTCAACCATATCCACATTTTTTTTATTCTTCATACACAATATGTACCCACATGTAtgaaattttatttgattttgattatattgtctttcttaaactttttattttatcGTTTTAACAGTaatttattttgaaaatcaaacaaATATGTTATGTTTGGAAAAATAAAGGTAAAAAAGAACAAATAAGTTAGGCTATATGCATAATGGGCCCCTAAACTTTGTCCTATTGGAGCCCCGCACTTTTctaacctaaaaaaaaaaaaaaaatttggaaccaaactaacccgttAAAAATtacgttttttttctttttttgggcaaagattagttatgtttcaaaatcccaaaatatcaatattttatatagaacttaatatatttttttgcgtacaataatgtcggatcattacatcaagtatacctgcacgtttggatcgtcgttttagggttgtacagtgccccgaagtaagttttgttcgcttggaaacttgtcatctttagatCTAAGTGTCATTGTAGTATTTTgatttaagttttttgaaataaaaatattatattaaaaaataattcatccaatatgaGAGGTTCAATCAAGGTATAATATATGTCATTCAATGCTCCCACCAAGGTTTGATCCCatgttgttggcataaaaaaGAAGTGAGTTAAAAAGAGAGGCTAAACCACCAAGCCAAATTGGTGAAA
The nucleotide sequence above comes from Lycium barbarum isolate Lr01 chromosome 3, ASM1917538v2, whole genome shotgun sequence. Encoded proteins:
- the LOC132633340 gene encoding MAR-binding filament-like protein 1-1, with amino-acid sequence MGSSCFLQSPLCHSPFSTSSSSLCSSQFTPLLSCSRNVQKCKKKRPVMVCMQSENQKESDFCNRRTIIFVGFSVLPLLNLKANALDDLSKESQGQPQPQKEETEQTIQGSSGNPFLSLLNGLGVISSGVLGSLYALARNEKAVSDATIESMKNKLKEKEAAFLSMEKKFESELLNEKEVRNNQVRRAGEEQQALVNRLNTARSTITSLGHELQKEKIFAEELKFKIEGLQIDLMRTKEDKKKLQEELKEKLDLIQVLQEKITLLTTEIKDKEVSLQSSTSKLAEKESEVDRLSSMYQQSQDQLMNLTSEIKELTDEVQKRERELEMKRVSEDNLNVKLNSLLLERDESRKELDSIQKEYSEFKSNSEEKVASDAKLLEEQEKRLHQLEEQLNTALNEVSKNKVLIADLTQEKENLRRMVDAELENVNKLKQDIELTQESLEKSRSEASDITEQLELSRHLCSKLEAEVSKLQMELEETRTSLQRNIDETKHGAELLAAELTTTRELLKKTNEEMHTMSNELAAVSENRDSLQTELVDVYKKAERAASELKEEKNIVGTLEKEFKFLEAEMTNEKELRKNLEQELEKATESLDEMNRNVLALAKELEVANSHVSSLGDEREVLRKSVSEQKQISQEARENLEDAHSLVMKLGKERENLEKRAKKLEDEMGEAKGEILRLRTQINSVKAPVNNEEKVEAAGEKEKAKATVSAKRTTRRRKTAAQQEES